From the Synechococcus sp. Nb3U1 genome, one window contains:
- a CDS encoding ribonuclease III domain-containing protein, giving the protein MNDLLSDSTSEKLSLAEIRRLSPTALAYLGDAIYELHVRRQHLFPPERLERYHQQVVGRVRGSAQAKLLLALLPYLNPEEQEVVRWGRNGCGRPPRHLPLADYQNASGLETILGYLYLANLERLKQILALTDVLAKTVAEIEG; this is encoded by the coding sequence GTGAACGATTTGCTGTCTGATTCCACTTCAGAAAAGCTCTCTCTGGCCGAGATTCGCCGTTTGTCGCCGACAGCCTTGGCCTACCTGGGGGATGCCATCTACGAACTGCACGTACGGCGGCAACATCTGTTTCCTCCGGAGCGGCTGGAGCGCTATCATCAGCAGGTGGTGGGGCGGGTGCGCGGCTCTGCCCAGGCAAAATTGTTGCTGGCGTTGTTGCCCTATCTAAACCCGGAAGAGCAGGAAGTTGTCCGTTGGGGGCGCAATGGCTGCGGTCGTCCCCCCCGACATTTACCCCTAGCGGACTATCAAAATGCCAGTGGGTTGGAAACCATCCTCGGCTACCTGTATTTGGCCAATCTGGAGCGGTTAAAGCAAATCCTAGCTCTGACTGATGTTTTGGCGAAGACCGTGGCGGAAATAGAAGGTTAG
- a CDS encoding 2Fe-2S iron-sulfur cluster-binding protein, which yields MAATAYQVTVHHRGQTYQFTAPADQPVLQAAFAKGIELPSSCQAGVCTTCAARLKSGSVTQVDAMGIGPELKEQGFVLLCVAYATSDLEVETDQEDEVYRLQFGS from the coding sequence ATGGCAGCCACCGCTTACCAGGTAACCGTTCATCATCGGGGCCAGACTTACCAGTTCACCGCTCCTGCTGATCAACCGGTTTTGCAAGCGGCCTTTGCGAAAGGGATCGAGCTACCTTCTTCTTGTCAGGCGGGGGTTTGTACCACTTGTGCGGCGCGGCTGAAGTCGGGATCCGTTACGCAAGTGGATGCGATGGGGATTGGGCCGGAGTTAAAGGAGCAGGGGTTTGTCCTACTGTGCGTAGCGTATGCAACTTCTGATCTGGAGGTGGAGACCGATCAAGAAGATGAGGTTTACCGTCTACAATTTGGTTCTTGA
- a CDS encoding glycosyltransferase family 4 protein, with protein MRIAQIAPLHESVPPKLYGGTERVVSWLTEELVRRGHEVTLFASGDSQTQARLIPFRDQALRLDKNAIDTVAPHILMVEKVFQMADQFDLIHGHIDYYPYALARRHPEAAFVTTLHGRLDIPELQPLYSEFNDIPLVSISNAQRNPLPQARWAGTVYHGLPLDLHAFYPEPGDYLAFLGRVSPEKGLDTAIEIATQAGMPLKASIKIDPVDRQYYESYIAPMVQNNPNVELTGEINEQEKSEFLGKAYAVLFPIRWPEPFGLVMIESMACGTPVIATRFGSVPEVMADGQTGFIVDSVPQAVEAVSRVGSLSRQRVRQVFEDRYSIAQMVNGYEALYQQLLSSRASAQAEVTAA; from the coding sequence ATGCGCATTGCTCAGATCGCCCCTTTGCATGAAAGCGTGCCCCCCAAACTTTACGGCGGCACCGAACGGGTGGTGTCCTGGCTTACGGAAGAGCTGGTGCGCCGTGGGCACGAGGTGACCCTGTTTGCCAGCGGAGATTCCCAGACTCAGGCGCGGTTGATCCCCTTTCGGGATCAGGCCCTGCGGCTGGATAAAAATGCTATCGACACGGTGGCCCCCCACATCCTGATGGTGGAAAAGGTGTTCCAGATGGCAGATCAGTTTGATCTGATCCACGGCCACATCGATTACTATCCCTATGCTTTGGCCCGTCGCCATCCCGAAGCTGCTTTTGTTACAACTTTGCACGGGCGACTGGATATTCCCGAGCTGCAACCCCTCTACAGCGAATTTAACGACATTCCCCTGGTTTCGATTTCCAATGCTCAGCGTAACCCGCTGCCCCAGGCCCGGTGGGCTGGCACGGTCTACCATGGCCTGCCTTTGGATCTGCATGCTTTTTACCCGGAACCGGGGGATTACCTAGCCTTCTTGGGGCGGGTGTCGCCGGAGAAGGGCCTCGATACGGCTATTGAAATCGCGACCCAAGCGGGCATGCCCCTCAAGGCTTCCATCAAGATTGACCCGGTGGATCGCCAGTACTACGAGTCCTACATCGCTCCGATGGTTCAGAATAACCCCAATGTGGAGCTGACCGGGGAGATCAATGAGCAGGAGAAAAGTGAGTTTTTGGGCAAAGCTTATGCGGTGTTATTCCCGATCCGTTGGCCGGAGCCGTTTGGCTTGGTGATGATTGAGTCGATGGCCTGTGGCACGCCGGTGATCGCCACCCGCTTTGGCTCGGTGCCGGAGGTCATGGCGGATGGGCAAACGGGCTTTATTGTGGATTCGGTGCCCCAGGCGGTGGAGGCGGTTTCTCGGGTGGGATCCCTGAGTCGGCAGCGGGTACGGCAGGTGTTTGAAGACCGATACAGCATCGCCCAGATGGTGAATGGCTATGAGGCCCTCTATCAGCAGTTGCTCAGCAGCCGAGCTTCGGCTCAGGCAGAGGTGACAGCAGCCTAG
- the thiD gene encoding bifunctional hydroxymethylpyrimidine kinase/phosphomethylpyrimidine kinase, whose protein sequence is MVNLGPSVSEATEVTALHPPVALTIAGSDSGGGAGIQADLRTFAFQRVHGTSALTCITAQNTLGVSRVDALPPAAVAAQIEAVAGDIGVQGIKTGMLLNKDIVQEVARQVERLGLQPLVVDPVMVSRTGAKLLAEEAIVAIRERLLPLAQVLTPNRYEAQILSGLELHSLEDMKAAAEQIESAGSLAVLVKGGGMPGDLQGVDVWFDGQRLEVLRTERIPTRHTHGTGCTLSAAIAAQLAWGKDPFQAVQQAKTYVTEALRHPLAIGSGQGPVGHFYPLLGHQTG, encoded by the coding sequence ATGGTGAACCTTGGGCCTTCCGTGAGTGAAGCAACTGAAGTAACGGCATTACATCCCCCTGTCGCCCTCACCATTGCCGGATCCGACAGTGGTGGTGGGGCGGGCATTCAAGCGGATTTGCGCACCTTCGCCTTTCAGCGGGTGCATGGCACCTCAGCGTTGACCTGTATTACCGCCCAAAATACCCTTGGGGTCAGTCGAGTCGATGCTTTACCTCCAGCAGCGGTGGCGGCTCAAATCGAGGCGGTGGCTGGCGATATCGGCGTGCAAGGGATCAAAACCGGCATGTTGCTCAATAAAGATATCGTTCAGGAGGTGGCCCGCCAAGTGGAGCGGTTGGGGTTACAGCCCTTGGTGGTGGATCCGGTGATGGTGTCGCGCACGGGGGCGAAGTTGTTGGCGGAAGAGGCGATTGTGGCGATTCGAGAACGGCTACTCCCTTTGGCCCAGGTGCTAACCCCCAACCGTTATGAGGCGCAAATTTTGTCCGGTTTGGAGCTGCACTCCCTGGAGGATATGAAAGCTGCCGCAGAACAGATCGAATCTGCGGGATCCCTGGCCGTGCTGGTGAAGGGAGGGGGCATGCCCGGGGATCTGCAGGGGGTGGATGTGTGGTTTGATGGGCAGCGGCTGGAGGTGCTGAGAACTGAGCGGATCCCGACTCGCCATACTCACGGCACCGGCTGTACCCTCTCGGCGGCGATCGCAGCCCAGTTGGCTTGGGGCAAGGATCCTTTTCAGGCAGTTCAGCAGGCCAAGACCTATGTGACAGAAGCGCTGCGGCATCCTCTGGCAATTGGCTCTGGTCAGGGGCCGGTAGGGCATTTTTACCCGTTGCTCGGTCACCAAACAGGCTGA
- the rlmB gene encoding 23S rRNA (guanosine(2251)-2'-O)-methyltransferase RlmB: MPRPPQRKPSPRLSRTGKPQRRGGQSSGVSRAQRPKRRDWQEASPQAPRAAAEEAPVKPIRRDSERPKRVIRTQPARERRRDPIPPLREDLTEVPSSSDPQATADPEPDQEIIYGRQALLAALRAQSTLNRVWILSRLRYSPQFLPLLEEAKVRGTVIDEVSPQRLNSLTDGANHQGIAAQATPYQYMDLESLVEQSQQASPNPVLVVLDGIQDPHNLGAIARSVEAFGMQGMVIPQRRAAGVTSTVLKVAAGALSTLPVARVVNLNRALEVLKEQGFWVYGAASQGAAPVYSADFKRPIALVIGSEGEGISLLTQRHCDQLLSIPLAGRTESLNASVAAGIALYEIHRQRSPQQLKRTESDTFLNKGSRI, translated from the coding sequence ATGCCCAGGCCCCCTCAGCGCAAACCTTCTCCGCGGCTGTCCCGCACGGGCAAACCGCAGCGGCGCGGAGGGCAATCCAGTGGTGTCAGTCGGGCCCAGCGGCCCAAACGTAGAGATTGGCAAGAGGCTTCTCCTCAAGCTCCCAGAGCTGCTGCGGAGGAAGCCCCGGTAAAACCAATTCGCCGCGATTCGGAACGGCCTAAGCGGGTGATTCGTACCCAACCTGCACGTGAACGCCGTCGGGATCCGATTCCCCCACTTCGAGAGGATCTGACAGAAGTCCCCTCGAGTTCTGATCCCCAAGCGACGGCAGACCCAGAGCCCGATCAAGAGATCATCTACGGTCGTCAGGCATTGCTAGCGGCTCTGCGGGCCCAATCCACCCTCAACCGGGTTTGGATTCTCTCCAGATTGCGCTATAGCCCACAGTTTCTGCCCCTCCTAGAAGAGGCCAAGGTCCGCGGTACCGTCATTGATGAAGTTTCCCCACAGCGATTAAATTCCCTCACAGATGGAGCCAATCACCAGGGTATCGCCGCCCAAGCCACCCCCTACCAGTACATGGATCTGGAGAGTTTGGTGGAACAAAGCCAGCAGGCCAGCCCCAACCCTGTTTTGGTGGTACTAGACGGGATCCAGGATCCCCACAATTTGGGTGCCATCGCTCGCAGTGTGGAAGCGTTTGGTATGCAGGGGATGGTGATCCCGCAACGGCGGGCGGCTGGGGTAACCTCGACGGTGCTGAAGGTGGCGGCGGGAGCCTTGTCTACCTTGCCGGTGGCACGGGTGGTGAACCTGAATCGAGCCTTGGAGGTTCTGAAAGAGCAGGGGTTTTGGGTTTATGGCGCTGCTAGCCAGGGGGCAGCCCCTGTGTACAGTGCCGATTTTAAGCGTCCTATTGCTCTGGTGATCGGCTCCGAAGGAGAAGGAATCAGCCTGCTCACCCAGCGCCATTGTGACCAACTTCTATCCATTCCCTTGGCGGGCCGAACCGAGAGCTTGAATGCTTCGGTGGCGGCTGGCATCGCCCTCTACGAGATCCACCGACAGCGCTCTCCCCAACAATTGAAACGAACTGAGTCTGATACGTTCCTCAACAAAGGCAGTAGAATCTAG
- a CDS encoding DUF1816 domain-containing protein, whose protein sequence is MDPVSNPLANLLDRFRGLSVWIEITTEDCTYYYGPFTTEAEAEQLKGQYIADLKAEGSAKIQALVKKMRQPESLTVARTRTGARS, encoded by the coding sequence ATGGATCCCGTGAGTAACCCTTTGGCCAACCTGTTGGATAGGTTCCGCGGCCTATCGGTCTGGATTGAGATCACCACCGAGGACTGCACCTACTACTATGGCCCCTTCACCACCGAGGCAGAAGCAGAGCAACTCAAAGGTCAGTACATTGCCGATTTGAAAGCAGAGGGATCCGCAAAGATCCAGGCACTAGTGAAGAAAATGCGCCAGCCGGAGTCTCTGACGGTGGCTCGTACCCGCACTGGAGCCCGATCTTGA